In Zingiber officinale cultivar Zhangliang chromosome 1A, Zo_v1.1, whole genome shotgun sequence, the DNA window GATAGCAAAGAAGAAGCACAGCGGGCTGAGTTAAAGAGCAAAGTCCACCTAAAAAAATTGGTGTTGGAATGGGATTATTGGAAACTGTATGGTGAGAAGGGTACCACATTGGGCGAGGAAGTAATTGAAGGTCTGCAGCCACacgaatcacttaaaatattgaaaattgatGGTTACAGTGGAGGTAGGTCGCCTAGTTGGTTGATGCTAAAAGTTCTATCCAATTTGGAAAAACTTGAATTAAAAAATTGCCCGGGATGGGATGACCTGCCATTTATTGGTCAACGTTTGCATCTGACTAAACTTCGCATGACCAACATGACTGCTTTGAAACGACTGAGTCATGAATTTGAAGGCAAGTGTTTTCCCAGGTTGGAAGTGCTTGAGTTAAGCGATTTTCCGACATTGAGAGAGTGGTCTTGGACTGAGGGCAAAGACCTATTTCCCTGCATGCGTGAACTTCGCGTCTGCAGTTGTCCCAAACTAAAGAGATTACCTCCCTTCCCTCCTTccctagaaatgttgacaatagAATGTTGTCCCAGGCTCATATTAAATAGCAAAACGGATGATGACGAGGAAGGTGGCCGCCATCTACCGCCCTCACTCAAGGAATTGAAACTGACCGACTGTGGCGAATATGCAAGACTTTTGTCCGACTGCTTGAACAACCTTACTCGATTGGAAATAAATGATTGTCTATACATGCCGTCTATTTCTCTGGTTCAATTGGTAGAACTGCAATGCTTGTACATCTCTGATTGTGATGAGTTGAGAAGGATGGAGTGCTTAGGACTCCTTAAATCCCTCAAGGAATTGAAGATTGTAGGATGTCCTCAGCTGGTTCAGTTGGATGATGAGCTAGCAGGAAGCTTGTCATCTCTGCGTAAATTATGCGTAGACAACACTGCTCTACTTAAAATGTTTCCTTTAAAAAACTCACTGCCATTCATCACAGAACTTGAAATTAAGTCATGTTCTGAGGAGGTGATATTTGAGGAGGCGATATTGGTGCGAAGCCTCACTGCCGTTACATCTCTAACTTTGCGTGATTGCATGAAACTACAATCTCTGCCGACAGAGTTGCTGCATGGCCCTCCCTTACTTGAAAGTTTAACTATGCAAAACTGTCCACGGATCAAATCACTGCCAGAGAAAGgacttcctcctcttctccaacACCTAGATATATCTAACTGTCCACAGATCAAATCACTGCCTGAGAAAGgacttcctcctcttctccaacACCTATATATATATGGTTGTCCACATATTCAAGCAATACCAGAAAAGTTGCTTCCCATGTCACTATCATCTTTCAATTGCTTTGATGTTCATCCAACGCTGAAGGAGCAGTCAGAAAAGTTTAACGCGTATTGGATGGGATAGTAAGCACCTTTGACTCCCGttattttcatatatatattaCTCTTA includes these proteins:
- the LOC122039076 gene encoding putative disease resistance protein At3g14460, giving the protein MHDLIHDLAEWISVEEICRIENNRQTKPPSTTRHLRVEEKLPQEFSGYNKLRTLVLSDSLSDSLFEKLRSIRVLDVSGCGLQELSEHIGKLIHLRYLDISWNSKIKILPDSSCDLYNLQTLKAEGCSELESIPQELGKLVSLRHVDISCNSEIKILPDSLCDLYNLQTLKVKGCSKLESIPQELGKLVNLRQIDADGKFWVMLKDVRRLTNLQELPIFSVQEDDAFKLGQLKDLTQLHGTLRIENLENVDSKEEAQRAELKSKVHLKKLVLEWDYWKLYGEKGTTLGEEVIEGLQPHESLKILKIDGYSGGRSPSWLMLKVLSNLEKLELKNCPGWDDLPFIGQRLHLTKLRMTNMTALKRLSHEFEGKCFPRLEVLELSDFPTLREWSWTEGKDLFPCMRELRVCSCPKLKRLPPFPPSLEMLTIECCPRLILNSKTDDDEEGGRHLPPSLKELKLTDCGEYARLLSDCLNNLTRLEINDCLYMPSISLVQLVELQCLYISDCDELRRMECLGLLKSLKELKIVGCPQLVQLDDELAGSLSSLRKLCVDNTALLKMFPLKNSLPFITELEIKSCSEEVIFEEAILVRSLTAVTSLTLRDCMKLQSLPTELLHGPPLLESLTMQNCPRIKSLPEKGLPPLLQHLDISNCPQIKSLPEKGLPPLLQHLYIYGCPHIQAIPEKLLPMSLSSFNCFDVHPTLKEQSEKFNAYWMG